A DNA window from Pseudomonadota bacterium contains the following coding sequences:
- the lptG gene encoding LPS export ABC transporter permease LptG, which yields MQIYQRYLLKELVQIFLLSLLALLAIYILLEFFGTLDDFIENQVKIKFIFLYLANQAPFFAAQFIPLALLLATMLTLGGMGQNNEIIAFRSCGFTLYQLSLPLLIAGAFFSLFTFSLTEYVVPPTFARARHIKTVFVKHKQEKKLLNLKDVWYTSGRNIYHFNKLDPGKNVIKGVTIYRLDQSSMLKKRIEAKQLIYRDGQWIAKKLTIRDFTYHNGRSTLQKFKQKQSMALAISEKPEDFLIPQKAVEEMNVRELNRYIDKVKNIGVNVNEYKVQLYHKFFFPLSCLVMALLGIPFSLGSKRSGGFARSIGVSLVIGFSFWFVLSFSLALGKAGIISPMPAAFLPHLFYSGLGIILIRRNI from the coding sequence AAAGAACTTGTACAGATTTTTCTCCTGAGCCTGCTGGCCCTGCTGGCGATCTATATTCTACTCGAGTTTTTTGGCACCCTTGATGACTTTATTGAAAACCAGGTCAAGATAAAATTCATCTTTCTTTACCTGGCAAACCAAGCACCTTTTTTTGCCGCCCAGTTCATTCCTCTGGCTTTACTGCTGGCAACCATGCTGACCCTTGGCGGCATGGGACAAAACAACGAGATCATTGCCTTTCGCTCCTGCGGCTTCACTTTATACCAGTTAAGTCTGCCGCTGCTGATTGCCGGTGCCTTTTTTTCCCTCTTCACCTTCTCACTCACTGAATATGTTGTACCTCCCACTTTTGCCCGGGCCAGGCATATTAAAACAGTTTTCGTTAAACATAAGCAGGAAAAGAAACTTTTAAATCTCAAAGACGTATGGTATACAAGCGGGAGAAATATCTATCATTTCAATAAGCTGGACCCCGGAAAGAACGTCATTAAAGGAGTAACCATTTATCGGCTTGACCAGTCATCGATGCTCAAAAAGCGGATTGAGGCCAAACAACTCATTTACCGGGATGGCCAGTGGATAGCAAAAAAGCTGACAATCCGGGATTTCACCTACCATAATGGCCGCTCGACCCTGCAGAAGTTTAAGCAAAAACAATCCATGGCCTTAGCCATCAGCGAAAAACCGGAAGATTTTCTTATTCCGCAAAAAGCAGTTGAGGAAATGAATGTCAGAGAATTAAACCGCTATATCGATAAAGTGAAAAATATCGGCGTTAATGTTAATGAATACAAAGTACAATTGTACCATAAATTCTTTTTCCCCCTGTCTTGTCTGGTGATGGCACTTCTGGGGATACCTTTTTCTCTGGGTTCCAAACGCAGTGGAGGTTTTGCAAGAAGCATAGGGGTAAGTCTGGTTATTGGTTTTTCATTTTGGTTCGTCCTCTCTTTTTCACTGGCCCTGGGAAAAGCTGGAATTATCTCGCCAATGCCGGCGGCATTCCTGCCCCATTTGTTTTATAGCGGACTTGGAATCATTTTGATCAGAAGAAATATTTGA
- the prfB gene encoding peptide chain release factor 2 (programmed frameshift) codes for MVLPLEITDSMKQLTEKVELYRGIFDLEILKQRLEEIEKNVTQEDFWQDQEAATNILKEQTTINNELERWQQIENELENITVLVELLKEEEDPESIAELKARLRKLGKNLAIIELEKMMAEKNDRKNAIVSINAGAGGTEAQDWVEMLLRMYLRWAEKQGWKSEIIDILPMDEGGIKSVTFTVSGKYVYGNFRSEIGIHRLVRISPFDAGNRRHTSFASVFVYPEIDDDIKIEINDKDLRIDTYRASGAGGQHVNKTDSAVRITHLPSGIVVQCQNERSQHKNKAMAMKILKARLYEAEMDARQEELDKVEGSKKEIAWGSQIRSYIIHPYQMVKDHRTDFETGNVNQVLDGGLDPLVEAYLLHKMKV; via the exons ATGGTTTTACCACTGGAAATAACCGATTCAATGAAACAGCTGACCGAAAAAGTAGAACTATACCGG GGTATCTTTGATCTTGAGATTCTTAAACAACGGCTGGAAGAAATCGAAAAAAATGTTACTCAGGAAGATTTCTGGCAGGACCAAGAGGCGGCCACAAATATTCTCAAGGAGCAAACTACGATCAATAATGAGCTGGAGCGCTGGCAGCAGATTGAAAATGAGCTGGAAAATATTACCGTACTTGTCGAGCTGTTGAAAGAGGAAGAAGATCCTGAATCAATAGCAGAGCTGAAAGCACGACTGCGAAAACTGGGTAAGAATCTAGCCATTATTGAACTGGAAAAGATGATGGCGGAAAAAAACGACCGGAAAAATGCCATCGTCAGCATCAATGCCGGCGCCGGGGGCACCGAAGCCCAGGATTGGGTCGAGATGCTGCTGCGGATGTATCTGCGCTGGGCGGAAAAGCAGGGCTGGAAATCTGAAATCATTGATATCCTGCCCATGGATGAAGGCGGCATCAAAAGTGTGACCTTTACCGTCAGCGGGAAGTATGTCTATGGTAATTTCCGTTCGGAAATCGGCATCCACCGCCTGGTGAGGATATCTCCTTTCGACGCCGGCAATCGCCGACACACCTCATTTGCTTCCGTCTTCGTCTACCCGGAAATCGATGACGATATCAAGATTGAGATTAATGACAAAGATTTACGCATAGATACCTATCGGGCCAGCGGCGCCGGCGGACAACATGTCAATAAAACAGATTCCGCGGTTCGCATTACTCACCTGCCATCAGGCATTGTGGTTCAATGTCAGAATGAACGCTCACAGCATAAAAACAAGGCCATGGCCATGAAAATTCTCAAGGCCCGCCTTTACGAAGCAGAAATGGACGCGCGTCAGGAAGAATTGGATAAGGTGGAAGGAAGCAAGAAAGAAATTGCCTGGGGCAGCCAGATTCGTTCCTATATCATCCATCCATACCAGATGGTCAAAGATCATCGCACGGATTTTGAAACCGGAAATGTCAATCAGGTTCTTGATGGCGGGCTTGATCCCTTGGTGGAAGCCTACCTGCTGCACAAGATGAAGGTGTAA
- a CDS encoding ribonuclease J — protein MTLPMDSNTVQLIPLGGLGEIGMNMMAIECSDEILIIDCGLMFPEPYMLGVDLVIPDTTWLQENQDRVKGIIITHGHEDHIGALPFVLPHLKVPIYATSFTLGLIKKKLKEYSLDQTTEFIAIEPGKQIATRHFTVEFIRVIHSIPDGVALHLKTPVGCIIHSGDFKIDHTPLGSDFTDLAEFARLGRDGVRLLLSDSTNVEQDGFSAPEKKVRDAMMALFPTCPGRIIISLFSSNLLRIGEIINLAHRQQRKVALYGRSLLGNVMVARELGYLKIDDDTLIDIQETGDYEPEQLLIITTGSQGEPLSGLSLLASGGNKWFQVIPDDTIIFSSRFIPGNEKAINNLINRLYRRGARVLYKPIAYTHTSGHAHRDELRLLLNLVKPETFIPIHGEYRHLVQHAKLAEEQKIPRNNILIAKDGDIITLDATGIRQTGTIETGKILIDGKGTGDAADVILHDRKDLSHNGVAMVIMVIKESTGEIVYGPDLTTKGLFFEEEKEMVLTEALEVINDSINSIPASERRDWIEIKTIVRKNLKRFFKRHLQRKPIILPIIIEL, from the coding sequence ATGACTCTACCTATGGATTCCAATACGGTTCAGCTGATTCCCCTTGGAGGGCTCGGTGAAATCGGCATGAACATGATGGCAATCGAATGCAGTGATGAAATCCTGATCATCGATTGCGGCCTGATGTTCCCTGAACCTTATATGCTGGGAGTAGACCTGGTAATACCTGACACCACCTGGCTGCAGGAAAACCAGGACCGGGTCAAAGGAATCATTATCACCCATGGGCATGAGGATCATATCGGCGCCCTTCCTTTTGTACTTCCCCACCTCAAAGTCCCCATTTACGCTACCAGCTTCACCCTTGGACTGATAAAAAAGAAACTTAAAGAATATTCCCTGGATCAAACAACAGAATTTATTGCCATCGAACCCGGAAAACAGATAGCAACAAGACACTTTACGGTTGAGTTTATCCGGGTCATCCACTCCATCCCTGACGGCGTCGCCCTGCACCTCAAAACTCCGGTGGGCTGCATTATCCATTCCGGAGATTTCAAAATCGATCATACGCCATTGGGAAGTGATTTCACCGACCTGGCCGAATTTGCCCGACTAGGCCGCGATGGCGTCAGATTGCTGCTCTCTGACAGCACCAACGTCGAACAGGATGGTTTTTCAGCCCCGGAAAAAAAGGTCCGGGACGCCATGATGGCATTATTTCCCACCTGTCCCGGCAGAATCATTATTTCACTTTTTTCATCCAACCTGCTCCGCATCGGGGAAATCATCAACCTGGCCCACCGGCAGCAGCGTAAAGTGGCGCTCTACGGCCGCAGCCTGCTCGGCAATGTCATGGTTGCCCGGGAGCTTGGCTACCTGAAGATTGACGACGACACCCTGATTGATATCCAGGAAACCGGTGATTATGAACCGGAGCAATTGCTTATCATCACCACCGGCAGCCAGGGAGAACCACTTTCCGGTCTTTCCCTGCTGGCTTCAGGGGGCAATAAATGGTTCCAGGTCATCCCTGACGATACGATCATCTTTTCATCACGTTTTATTCCTGGAAATGAAAAAGCCATCAACAACCTTATTAACCGTCTCTACCGCCGGGGGGCCCGGGTCTTATATAAACCCATCGCCTATACCCACACCTCCGGCCATGCCCATCGTGATGAATTAAGGCTGCTGCTCAACCTGGTCAAACCGGAGACCTTCATCCCCATCCATGGGGAATATCGCCACCTGGTCCAACATGCGAAACTGGCTGAAGAACAGAAAATTCCCAGAAATAATATCCTGATTGCCAAGGATGGTGATATTATCACCCTGGACGCCACCGGTATTCGCCAAACCGGCACGATTGAAACCGGAAAGATTCTCATCGACGGCAAAGGTACCGGCGATGCTGCAGATGTTATTCTCCACGATCGAAAAGATTTGTCCCACAATGGGGTGGCAATGGTAATTATGGTTATCAAAGAATCAACCGGAGAAATCGTTTACGGACCTGACCTGACCACCAAAGGACTATTTTTTGAGGAAGAAAAAGAAATGGTACTGACAGAAGCGCTGGAAGTTATTAATGACAGTATAAACAGTATTCCCGCCTCCGAGCGCCGGGACTGGATTGAAATAAAAACCATTGTCCGCAAAAATCTGAAAAGGTTTTTCAAGCGTCATTTACAGCGCAAACCAATTATATTACCAATCATCATTGAACTTTAG